A region of Salvelinus alpinus chromosome 6, SLU_Salpinus.1, whole genome shotgun sequence DNA encodes the following proteins:
- the LOC139579749 gene encoding CD209 antigen-like protein C gives MSKVIYSEPDMNKKVKFNRGEMKERIVDIYVSADTLRDGETSTKREETADTAPNNGPGDQHSDNRAIKDSEDKRNTLFQSFSLYKINATEERDQLQTRYNNLTEERDQLQTRYNNLTDEKGHIQAKLFVIEQHCQEGWRYFDSSLYFLSIEKKNWEESRQDCLERGADLVIISSRGEQTFLFNLHLRAWIGLTDSVTEGNWKWVDGTPLTTGYWWTGQPNNGGLLSWQEDCAEIYYGQDDHVETWNDDKCGTIHNWICEKAV, from the exons ATGTCAAAGGTCATCTATTCTGAACCAGATATGAACAAGAAGGTCAAGTTTAACAGAggtgagatgaaggagaggattGTGGATATCTACGTCAGTGCAGACACCCTGAGAGACGGTGAAACCAGCaccaagagagaagagacagcagACACTGCTCCTAATAATGGACCAGGAGACCAgcactcag ATAACAGAGCCATCAAAGATTCTGAGGATAAAAGGAACACCTTGTTCCAGAGTTTCTCCCTTTATAAAATCAACGCaactgaagagagagaccagctacagaccagatacaacaacctgactgaagagagagaccagctccagaccagatacaacaacctgactgaCGAGAAAGGCCATATTCAGGCAAAGCTTTTTGTGATAG AGCAGCATTGTCAGGAGGGATGGAGATACTTTGACTCCAGTTTGTACTTCCTCTCTATTGAGAAGAAAAACTGGGAGGAGAGCAGACAGGACtgtctggagagaggagcagacctgGTGATCATAAGCAGCAGAGGTGAAcag ACATTTCTCTTCAACCTCCACCTGAGAGCCTGGATTggtctgactgactctgttactgaggGGAACTGGAAGTGGGTGGACGGCACCCCACTGACCACAGG ATACTGGTGGACAGGACAGCCTAATAATGGTGGTCTGTTATCTTGGCAAGAGGACTGTGCTGAGATATACTATGGACAAGATGACCATGTAGAGACATGGAATGATGACAAATGTGGCACAATTCATAACTGGATCTGTGAGAAAGCGGTGTAA
- the LOC139579265 gene encoding ubiquitin carboxyl-terminal hydrolase 37-like: MTLPRASSATRSMTPPRASSATRSMTLPRASSATRSMTLSRTSSATRSMTLPRSSLATRSMTLPRASSATRSMTLPRASSATRGPEETQGARGERGALVNMELLGLPNIGNTCFLNATLQCLLVLPSFSKAILHQEQLWSSSPFSNLLRCLSDVHRLSLPDSGANQASKADLMWKVKYSLSGYDLKYLGDTQQDAHELLVNMLCQLKEEGMILKTLGVNYTCPVSQLEFQLVSVRTCTSCGRESSTREDYNHLSLDFSPERTLLSSLALTFKGEQVEFTCEGCKGLHALKVEQFHTLPLVLVLHLKRFGGPGGLEKLEAPLLFPSELRLSTLCGDMVPHLHSNSPQALTNQAPSIQGSIPQTLASQVSSPPGEAKDSALCCSEAAASAVSEWLLPADWGSLSFGRLRKLRAREREAPAHRA; the protein is encoded by the exons ATGACTCTTCCCAGGGCCAGCTCAGCCACCAGAAGCATGACTCCTCCCAGGGCCAGCTCAGCCACCAGAAGCATGACTCTTCCCAGGGCCAGCTCAGCCACCAGAAGCATGACTCTTTCCAGGACCAGCTCAGCCACCAGAAGCATGACTCTTCCCAGGTCCAGTTTAGCCACCAGAAGCATGACTCTTCCCAGGGCCAGCTCAGCCACCAGAAGCATGACTCTTCCCAGGGCCAGCTCAGCCACCAGAGGGCCAGAAGAGACCCAGGGGGCCAGAGGAGAACGGGGGGCACTGGTCAACATGGAACTTCTTGG GTTGCCTAACATTGGCAACACTTGCTTCCTTAACGCCACCCTGCAGTGCCTCCTGGTCCTGCCGTCCTTCTCAAAGGCAATCCTGCACCAGGAACAACTCTGgagctcctcccccttctccaacCTGCTCAG GTGTCTGTCTGATGTGCACCGTTTGAGTCTACCTGACAGTGGTGCAAACCAGGCCTCAAAAGCAGACCTCATGTGGAAGGTCAAGTACTCCTTGTCGGGATACGATTTGAAGTATCTGGGGGACACGCAACAG GACGCACACGAGTTACTTGTGAACATGCTGTGCCAGCTGAAGGAGGAGGGCATGATACTGAAGACCCTCGGGGTGAACTATACCTGCCCTGTTTCTCAGCTGGAGTTCCAGCTTGTGTCGGTGCGCACATGTACCAG CTGTGGGCGCGAGTCGTCCACCAGAGAGGACTACAACCACCTCTCATTGGACTTCAGCCCTGAGCGCACCTTGCTGAGCAGCCTAGCACTCACTTTCAAA GGTGAACAGGTTGAATTCACATGTGAGGGTTGTAAAGGCCTCCACGCCTTAAAGGTGGAGCAGTTCCACACACTGCCTCT TGTGCTGGTTCTGCATCTGAAGAGGTTTGGAGGACCTGGGGGGTTGGAGAAGCTGGAGGCTCCTCTTTTGTTTCCTTCGGAGCTGAGGCTCTCCACCCTCTGTGGGGACATGGTGCCACACCTGCACAGTAACAGCCCACAGGCCCTCACCAACCAGGCCCCCAGCATCCAGGGGTCCATCCCCCAGACCCTCGCCAGCCAAGTCTCCAGCCCACCTGGAGAGGCCAAAGACAGCGCCCTCTGCTGTTCAG AAGCAGCAGCCAGTGCAGTCAGTGAATGGTTACTACCAGCTGACTGGGGTAGTCTCTCATTTGGGAGGCTCCGCAAACTCCG GGCAAGAGAGCGGGAGGCTCCAGCACACAGGGCCTAA